The proteins below come from a single Mesobacillus jeotgali genomic window:
- a CDS encoding cell wall hydrolase: protein MAVVKHTEADVDLLARLLRAEAEGEGLQGMLMVGNVGINRIRANCSDFKGLRTVPQMIYQEHAFEATQKGYFYQRARESEKRLARRALKGERLWPSKFSLWYFRPPGDCPPTWYNQPHVGRFKLHCFYEPTGEECANIYNTF, encoded by the coding sequence ATGGCAGTAGTGAAGCATACGGAGGCTGATGTCGATCTGTTGGCCCGATTGTTAAGAGCAGAGGCTGAGGGTGAAGGGCTGCAGGGAATGCTGATGGTGGGAAATGTAGGGATCAACCGGATACGGGCGAACTGTTCCGATTTTAAGGGGTTAAGGACCGTTCCGCAGATGATTTACCAGGAACATGCTTTTGAAGCAACACAAAAGGGTTATTTTTACCAGCGGGCGAGAGAGTCCGAAAAAAGACTTGCGAGGCGTGCACTTAAAGGAGAGAGGCTATGGCCTTCTAAATTTAGCCTGTGGTATTTCCGTCCGCCAGGAGATTGCCCGCCGACATGGTACAATCAGCCGCATGTCGGCCGATTTAAACTTCATTGTTTTTATGAACCAACAGGGGAAGAGTGCGCGAATATTTATAACACCTTTTAA
- a CDS encoding DUF6944 family repetitive protein yields the protein MTIIMENEKKELFGAWVQATGTTLSAIGSTPLKVFTENELTSYNLWGNELQALGNALIADSEPYFTMEKIGNMIQSAGNLTVIAGILLPGMQQELDIKGNLMQALGGSAVLKDTLTEEQSVESLYHLYGNLLQIIGNSLQAISGIIELQGGEGENINTAGSWIQATGSIIEAVGSTIDYLDETG from the coding sequence GTGACGATCATCATGGAAAATGAGAAGAAGGAACTTTTTGGCGCCTGGGTTCAGGCAACCGGAACTACACTCTCAGCAATTGGAAGCACGCCCTTGAAGGTTTTTACCGAAAACGAGCTGACCAGCTATAACCTGTGGGGAAACGAGCTTCAGGCTTTGGGTAATGCACTGATTGCAGACAGCGAGCCCTATTTTACAATGGAGAAGATTGGAAACATGATACAGTCTGCAGGGAATCTCACGGTAATTGCGGGCATTCTTCTTCCGGGAATGCAGCAGGAGCTGGATATCAAAGGCAATCTGATGCAGGCACTCGGAGGCAGCGCCGTCCTTAAAGATACTTTAACAGAAGAGCAATCCGTGGAATCACTCTACCATTTATATGGAAACCTGCTTCAAATCATCGGGAATTCACTGCAAGCGATCTCAGGCATCATCGAGCTTCAGGGCGGGGAAGGGGAAAATATCAATACCGCCGGGAGCTGGATTCAGGCTACAGGCTCCATTATTGAGGCAGTTGGTTCCACAATAGATTATTTGGATGAAACTGGATAA
- a CDS encoding DUF2188 domain-containing protein has translation MAKNNDNGMEREDYFKDRAGTDDARFHAVPHDEEGWAVKREGQDDPELTTDSRSEAVSEAKRMAEEAGTMAYIHDEDGKIEDQYNYSN, from the coding sequence ATGGCAAAGAATAATGACAACGGAATGGAACGTGAAGATTATTTCAAGGACCGCGCTGGAACCGATGATGCAAGATTCCACGCTGTACCTCATGATGAAGAAGGCTGGGCAGTCAAAAGAGAAGGACAGGATGACCCAGAACTTACAACTGACTCAAGATCCGAAGCTGTGAGCGAGGCTAAGCGAATGGCTGAAGAAGCCGGCACGATGGCCTACATTCATGATGAAGATGGGAAGATTGAGGATCAGTACAATTACAGCAACTAA
- a CDS encoding FAD-dependent oxidoreductase, which produces MYDVAIIGAGPAGGSAAIFAAKAGKKTIVLDNNKSVTKRAWMENHYGAPEIAGPDLVETGIKQAKKFSAEFVETTVTSVSKTDSGVKVVTENGEYEAKHVIIASGMMTDVAEASGLATKDGTEPRIKTIFDVDAAGKTNVEGVWAAGTCAGVSMHTIITAGDGAKVAINVISELNGERYVDHDVLKA; this is translated from the coding sequence ATGTATGATGTAGCAATTATCGGAGCGGGCCCTGCAGGCGGAAGCGCAGCAATTTTCGCAGCGAAGGCTGGCAAGAAAACAATCGTGCTGGACAACAATAAAAGCGTAACGAAGCGCGCCTGGATGGAGAACCACTATGGTGCTCCAGAAATTGCAGGTCCTGACTTAGTAGAAACTGGCATCAAGCAAGCGAAAAAATTTAGTGCTGAGTTTGTTGAAACGACAGTGACTTCTGTCAGCAAAACAGACAGCGGCGTTAAAGTCGTAACTGAAAACGGCGAGTATGAAGCAAAGCATGTTATCATCGCATCAGGCATGATGACGGATGTAGCAGAAGCATCAGGTCTTGCAACAAAAGATGGCACAGAGCCAAGAATCAAGACAATTTTCGATGTCGATGCTGCCGGAAAAACAAATGTTGAAGGCGTATGGGCTGCAGGCACTTGTGCAGGCGTAAGCATGCACACCATCATCACGGCTGGAGACGGTGCGAAGGTTGCCATCAACGTTATCAGTGAGCTGAACGGCGAGCGCTATGTTGATCACGATGTTTTAAAAGCTTAA
- a CDS encoding ABC transporter permease — MKVWIFSFKRIMIAIPSLLLTSMVVFFLFMMMPRVMGADYDLAILWMEYKKWIASFLTGDLGMSSYYRVPVSLILREKMTNTLILGIASLLITYLLSFFMGRYAGRNPNTLGDRLISGLNYTGLSLPLIVVSVYSIYFFSFELNWFPSNGSVDITVTEGTWGYWFDRVHHLILPATVLGIVGTATYTQFLRDDIVENSRKEYVRTAKSIGLSEKRIYNVHILKNSLIPIVTFLGIDLVNIVNGAIIVETIFTYPGIGQLFIKSINMRDHAMVMNLTMMFSTIMIMGNLIADILYGVVDPRIKLE, encoded by the coding sequence ATGAAAGTATGGATCTTTTCCTTTAAAAGAATCATGATTGCCATTCCTAGTTTGCTGCTGACCTCCATGGTTGTCTTCTTTTTATTCATGATGATGCCGAGGGTGATGGGGGCTGATTATGACCTTGCGATTCTATGGATGGAATATAAAAAGTGGATTGCCAGCTTTCTGACAGGGGATCTGGGAATGTCGTCGTATTATCGTGTGCCGGTTTCGCTGATTCTTAGGGAAAAAATGACTAATACCCTTATTCTGGGAATTGCTTCCTTGCTGATCACCTATTTGCTGTCTTTTTTCATGGGGAGGTACGCTGGCCGGAACCCTAATACACTGGGGGACAGGCTGATTAGCGGATTGAATTATACTGGACTCTCCCTGCCGTTGATTGTTGTTTCCGTTTATTCGATCTATTTCTTTTCGTTTGAGCTGAACTGGTTTCCCTCCAATGGCTCAGTCGATATCACCGTGACTGAAGGGACATGGGGATACTGGTTTGACAGGGTACATCATCTCATATTGCCGGCTACTGTATTGGGGATTGTCGGGACAGCTACATACACACAATTTCTGAGGGATGATATCGTGGAAAACAGCCGAAAGGAATATGTCAGAACGGCAAAATCCATTGGGCTTTCCGAAAAGAGGATCTACAATGTCCATATTTTAAAAAATTCCCTGATTCCTATCGTCACCTTTCTAGGAATTGATTTAGTGAACATCGTGAATGGTGCGATCATTGTTGAAACAATTTTTACATATCCAGGAATCGGCCAGCTGTTCATAAAGTCAATTAACATGCGGGATCACGCGATGGTTATGAATCTGACGATGATGTTCTCCACCATCATGATCATGGGGAATCTGATCGCCGATATCCTTTATGGTGTGGTGGACCCGCGAATTAAACTGGAATAG
- a CDS encoding DUF2935 domain-containing protein — protein sequence MQFYYGQQMPLRILDEAEFWKHQEEEHTVVIRELTPDLEQEYVNALKEWERVLGETRHQVLRFIETVTRSANYIPAQLHQHVLKLTSYYLEQSLDFIKLCEQIKTESEAVKNNPTAKVVLDHIIRESEYFVGIAQALLYQQAP from the coding sequence ATGCAGTTTTATTACGGCCAGCAGATGCCCTTGCGGATATTGGATGAAGCTGAGTTCTGGAAGCATCAGGAGGAGGAGCATACTGTTGTAATCAGGGAGTTGACTCCTGATTTGGAACAGGAATATGTGAATGCACTGAAGGAATGGGAAAGGGTATTGGGGGAGACCCGCCATCAAGTTTTAAGATTCATCGAGACGGTGACGAGGTCCGCCAATTACATACCAGCCCAGCTGCACCAGCATGTGTTGAAGCTGACCTCGTATTATTTGGAGCAAAGTCTTGATTTTATCAAATTGTGCGAGCAGATTAAAACTGAAAGCGAGGCGGTGAAAAATAACCCAACCGCCAAAGTGGTACTGGACCATATCATCCGGGAATCAGAATATTTTGTCGGGATTGCCCAGGCGCTGCTATATCAGCAGGCACCTTAA
- a CDS encoding TIGR02206 family membrane protein produces the protein MRELFEPGTENVFKLFSSVHLSTLAAFLLMVILLFLFRKTLRDPRINRIARVGLFLVLILSEISLQAWLWWSGHWSYQYSLPLHLSSISLILSALLLLTKRYALFEFTYFVGVGSALQAMITPDISLYTFPHYRYVHFFISHGGTVIANLFMVFVAGYRPTWKSIWKAFLWLNLYTLIVFIVNFLIEGNYMYISEKPVNPSLIDYLGPWPWYILSLEAIALVTFIILYLPFWLTRRLKSDKQQD, from the coding sequence ATGAGGGAACTTTTTGAGCCAGGTACAGAAAATGTCTTTAAGCTATTTTCCAGTGTTCACCTGTCTACACTTGCGGCTTTCCTGCTTATGGTGATCCTGCTCTTTCTGTTTCGTAAAACACTGAGGGATCCTCGTATCAATCGTATTGCACGGGTTGGATTATTTCTCGTGCTGATCCTATCCGAAATCAGCCTGCAGGCATGGCTGTGGTGGAGCGGCCATTGGAGTTACCAATATTCGCTGCCCCTTCATCTGAGCAGCATCTCACTTATTCTTTCCGCCCTTTTACTTTTAACAAAAAGATATGCATTATTTGAATTCACCTATTTTGTCGGTGTCGGCAGCGCGCTCCAGGCAATGATCACGCCGGACATCAGCCTGTATACCTTCCCACACTACCGCTATGTCCATTTCTTCATTTCACATGGCGGAACGGTGATCGCCAACCTGTTCATGGTATTTGTTGCAGGATACAGGCCGACATGGAAGTCCATTTGGAAAGCATTCCTTTGGCTGAACCTCTATACACTCATCGTCTTCATCGTCAATTTCCTGATCGAGGGAAACTATATGTACATCTCCGAAAAACCAGTCAATCCGTCGCTCATCGACTATCTCGGACCATGGCCCTGGTACATCCTTTCGCTGGAAGCCATTGCGCTTGTAACTTTTATCATTTTGTATTTGCCATTCTGGCTTACCAGAAGGTTGAAAAGTGACAAACAGCAGGATTAA
- the sigI gene encoding RNA polymerase sigma-I factor produces the protein MQDATRELVEQYQAGNQSALGELVRQQRPFIYKTTKRICKRNVYWDKDDELSIALIAFHEAVEKYEPGKGANLLTFAHKIIQQRLIDYFRKEERHHHLPIDAGKDEEEVEVSKIERDKAVDDHLRRQEQLEMAATLAEFEERLIEFGITMEDLVGASPKHRDTRENLLDIAMIISHEDDILSSLKAKKQLPVKEVMKRVKVSRKVLEKGRKYLIAMIIIITERQFASIKDFGGIKDE, from the coding sequence ATGCAGGATGCGACTCGGGAACTTGTTGAACAGTATCAAGCAGGGAACCAATCAGCGCTTGGCGAATTGGTTCGACAGCAGCGCCCTTTCATATACAAAACAACGAAACGGATATGCAAGAGGAATGTTTATTGGGATAAGGATGACGAATTAAGTATAGCGCTTATTGCTTTTCATGAAGCAGTTGAAAAATATGAACCTGGTAAGGGAGCAAATTTGTTAACTTTTGCCCATAAGATTATTCAGCAACGATTGATCGATTATTTCCGAAAAGAAGAGCGCCATCATCACCTTCCGATCGATGCAGGAAAAGATGAAGAAGAAGTGGAAGTAAGTAAAATTGAAAGGGATAAGGCGGTAGATGACCACCTCCGCAGACAGGAACAGCTGGAGATGGCAGCCACCCTGGCAGAGTTTGAGGAACGCTTGATCGAATTTGGAATAACAATGGAAGATCTCGTAGGTGCTTCTCCGAAACATCGTGATACCAGAGAAAATTTGCTAGACATAGCAATGATAATCAGCCATGAGGATGACATTCTTTCTTCTTTAAAGGCAAAAAAGCAATTACCTGTAAAAGAAGTAATGAAACGGGTGAAAGTGAGCCGCAAAGTTCTCGAGAAAGGAAGAAAGTATCTGATTGCAATGATTATTATCATCACGGAAAGGCAATTTGCATCGATAAAAGATTTCGGAGGGATCAAGGATGAATGA
- a CDS encoding COX15/CtaA family protein, with product MVATNSGDACGSDWPKCNGKLIPDFSSIKVLIEYSHRLFTTSLGFIILINAILVWKKLRISNAKSIWPILTIVLLLVQSLVGGLNVLLGTPVGFTTLDVTVSLFLLVSVIYTHNILEPPLIEKKSTPIKKSALALLVFIFIETVIGAVFKHFRISKMLISDEGGISYIIYSVHGLLGIAVLLASSYILFLSIRNKTFILLSSSLVVFLLLTGVYGFLAKVSSLAPAIASLHMIFTILSISAASFLAAERKGFGKTIIKSNQEKNNKIY from the coding sequence GTGGTTGCAACGAACTCAGGTGATGCTTGCGGATCCGACTGGCCAAAATGCAATGGTAAGTTAATTCCGGATTTTTCAAGCATTAAAGTACTAATTGAATATTCACACAGGCTTTTTACTACTTCTTTAGGTTTCATCATTCTTATTAACGCAATCCTCGTATGGAAAAAGCTTAGAATATCAAATGCGAAATCGATTTGGCCGATTTTAACAATCGTTCTGCTGCTTGTTCAATCATTGGTTGGGGGTTTGAATGTTTTATTGGGAACTCCGGTAGGATTTACCACACTCGATGTGACTGTAAGTCTTTTTCTGCTCGTTTCCGTAATTTATACTCATAACATTCTTGAACCTCCCCTTATAGAGAAGAAGAGTACACCGATTAAAAAAAGCGCTTTGGCTTTATTAGTATTTATTTTTATTGAAACAGTCATTGGAGCTGTTTTCAAACACTTTCGAATCAGCAAAATGCTTATTTCAGATGAAGGCGGCATTTCATATATCATTTATTCGGTCCATGGATTACTTGGTATAGCAGTATTGCTAGCATCATCTTATATCTTGTTCTTGTCCATAAGAAATAAAACATTCATTCTGCTGTCTAGTAGTCTGGTTGTCTTTCTCTTATTAACTGGAGTGTATGGATTCCTTGCAAAGGTTAGTTCACTGGCTCCGGCCATTGCTTCACTCCATATGATCTTTACTATTCTTTCTATTTCCGCTGCGAGTTTCCTTGCTGCAGAACGAAAAGGTTTTGGGAAAACAATCATTAAGTCCAATCAAGAGAAAAACAACAAAATATATTAG
- a CDS encoding capping complex subunit for YIEGIA: MGRESTERPGYEILSIVTLHKERILGGKQLTLFAENVEQQKLMAQDVAKAMKADVVQMKSGDYLVIRV; encoded by the coding sequence ATGGGAAGAGAATCTACCGAGAGACCAGGTTATGAGATATTGTCTATTGTCACTTTACATAAGGAAAGGATACTGGGAGGTAAACAGCTTACCCTGTTTGCTGAGAATGTAGAGCAGCAGAAACTAATGGCTCAGGATGTTGCCAAAGCCATGAAAGCTGATGTAGTTCAAATGAAAAGTGGTGATTATTTAGTCATAAGAGTTTAA
- a CDS encoding YIEGIA family protein, translating to MKEGIISSEHIVMIITAVCVGTLARILTIKEDFRQYPSYPNGYLIHLVTGFVAASLGAVAIPALMTKNFVAVTFLTLAIQQFRDVRKSERESLKDIENTEYAYRGEAYIDGIAKTFEARNYFALIVSFMTALTIQIVDSESKLINIISGTIVGAVVVYLLKRFSKGKTIGDIAEVEEGKIEVKGSELFVDGIYVTNQLGSENAAKMFSNEGLAVVIYPHEEHFRIALDNFGQRQAALFEATRVLGVKRYHFTRKEYEKGKIVITLVPIIKDKDKLIEAVKKTPLLESVKKSHTVMKTNLVGKE from the coding sequence ATGAAAGAGGGAATTATATCATCTGAGCATATTGTTATGATTATTACAGCTGTTTGCGTCGGAACATTGGCTAGGATTCTGACTATAAAGGAAGATTTTAGACAGTATCCTAGCTATCCAAATGGCTATTTGATCCATTTGGTTACTGGGTTTGTTGCTGCTTCCCTTGGTGCAGTTGCCATCCCGGCCTTAATGACGAAAAACTTTGTAGCAGTGACATTTTTGACCCTCGCCATCCAACAGTTTCGGGATGTGAGAAAATCTGAAAGAGAAAGTTTGAAAGATATCGAAAACACGGAATATGCTTACCGTGGAGAAGCATATATCGACGGGATTGCCAAGACATTTGAAGCAAGAAATTACTTTGCTTTAATCGTTTCTTTTATGACAGCCCTCACGATTCAAATTGTGGATAGTGAGTCGAAATTAATTAATATCATTTCGGGTACAATTGTGGGTGCTGTAGTAGTTTACTTATTAAAAAGATTTTCTAAAGGAAAAACAATAGGTGATATTGCTGAAGTTGAAGAAGGCAAAATTGAGGTAAAAGGCTCGGAACTGTTCGTGGATGGAATTTATGTGACCAACCAGTTAGGATCGGAAAATGCTGCTAAGATGTTTAGCAATGAAGGATTGGCTGTGGTGATTTATCCTCATGAGGAACATTTTCGGATCGCTTTGGATAACTTTGGGCAAAGACAGGCTGCGCTTTTTGAAGCTACGAGAGTTTTGGGAGTTAAGAGATATCATTTTACAAGGAAGGAATACGAAAAAGGAAAGATTGTAATTACACTTGTTCCTATCATTAAAGACAAGGATAAGCTGATTGAAGCTGTTAAAAAAACTCCATTACTTGAAAGCGTCAAAAAAAGCCATACAGTTATGAAAACTAATCTTGTCGGAAAGGAGTAG
- a CDS encoding cation diffusion facilitator family transporter, protein MGQGHNHETSSNKKLLLISFILIFGFMIIELIGGIWTNSLALISDAGHMLSDAVSLGLSLLSIKIGEKAATAAKTYGYKRVEILVAFLNGITLLGISIYVFWEAFNRFSEPPEVSTSMLYIAVGGLIVNIVAAWILQKGDTKENLNLRSAFLHVLGDMLGSVGAIVAGLLILFFNWNLADPIASIVVSILVLVSGWRVTKESIHILLEGSPSNINVEEVKMKLEELNGVEEVHDLHIWSITSEQPTLSGHLVVEPKINRDDLLNMATNLLKERFKVKHATLQLEGRNFAHKEKEEYSH, encoded by the coding sequence ATGGGTCAAGGACATAACCATGAAACCAGCAGCAACAAAAAGTTACTCTTGATCAGCTTTATTTTAATTTTTGGTTTCATGATAATTGAGCTAATAGGCGGAATTTGGACAAATAGTCTTGCGCTGATCAGTGACGCTGGACATATGTTAAGTGATGCGGTTTCGCTGGGGTTAAGTTTGCTTTCGATTAAAATCGGCGAGAAAGCAGCTACAGCTGCCAAAACCTATGGTTACAAAAGAGTAGAAATACTGGTAGCGTTTTTAAATGGGATAACTTTACTGGGAATATCCATTTATGTTTTTTGGGAAGCCTTCAACCGGTTTTCCGAGCCTCCGGAAGTGAGTACCAGCATGCTATATATTGCTGTTGGTGGATTAATAGTCAATATAGTTGCAGCCTGGATTCTCCAAAAGGGGGACACGAAAGAAAACCTTAATCTCCGGAGTGCGTTTTTGCACGTTCTTGGGGATATGCTGGGTTCTGTTGGAGCAATAGTCGCCGGATTGCTGATTTTGTTCTTTAATTGGAATCTGGCCGATCCGATTGCCAGTATTGTAGTTTCTATTCTGGTGCTGGTAAGTGGGTGGAGAGTGACAAAAGAGTCAATTCATATTTTGCTTGAAGGATCTCCTTCGAACATTAATGTAGAAGAGGTGAAAATGAAACTCGAAGAACTGAATGGTGTGGAAGAAGTTCATGATCTTCATATCTGGTCGATTACTTCCGAGCAGCCTACATTAAGCGGCCACCTCGTTGTTGAGCCAAAAATTAATCGCGATGACCTGCTGAACATGGCAACAAACCTCTTAAAAGAAAGGTTTAAAGTAAAGCATGCTACCCTTCAGCTCGAAGGAAGGAATTTTGCTCATAAGGAAAAAGAGGAGTATTCTCATTAG
- a CDS encoding arsenic resistance protein, translating to MSLFEKLYTFIIFLAVMIGIGIGQVELIRANAESFILPILVAMLYITFLQIPIEDINNAFKNIKFTYTSVLINFVWTPILAWLLAMVFLGDNPALYIGFIMLMVTPCTDWYLIFTGIAKGNIALSAAILPLNLILQVILLPFYLLIFGGTTGVIEFSFLVESILIVLFIPLVLAYLTKMLLRNRQELRENLISRFSVLPIIFLSLAIVAMFASQGQLLLDNLDLMWQISIPILLFFLINFFVGQKAGQLMKFPNSDRTSLSLTTLARNSPIALAIAMTAFPDQPLIALTLVIGPLLELPILAIITQILLFISRKHTS from the coding sequence ATGAGTTTATTTGAAAAACTATATACTTTTATTATCTTTTTAGCAGTAATGATTGGCATAGGGATAGGACAGGTGGAACTTATAAGAGCAAATGCGGAGAGCTTTATTCTTCCTATATTAGTAGCCATGCTTTATATTACGTTCTTGCAAATCCCTATCGAGGATATCAATAATGCTTTTAAAAACATCAAGTTTACTTATACTTCAGTCTTGATCAACTTTGTCTGGACGCCTATCCTGGCATGGCTGCTGGCAATGGTGTTTTTAGGTGATAACCCCGCTTTATATATTGGATTTATCATGCTCATGGTTACCCCATGCACTGACTGGTACTTAATCTTTACAGGAATAGCAAAGGGAAATATTGCGTTATCAGCAGCAATCTTACCTTTAAACTTAATCTTGCAAGTCATTTTGCTGCCATTTTATCTTCTCATTTTTGGCGGAACAACAGGGGTTATTGAGTTCTCATTTCTAGTGGAAAGTATCTTAATTGTTTTGTTCATCCCATTAGTTTTAGCTTATCTCACAAAAATGCTCTTGAGAAATAGACAAGAGTTAAGAGAAAATCTTATATCAAGGTTCAGCGTGTTACCGATCATTTTTTTAAGCCTTGCAATTGTCGCGATGTTTGCTTCGCAAGGTCAATTACTGCTTGATAATTTAGATTTAATGTGGCAAATTTCCATCCCCATTCTATTATTTTTCCTAATCAATTTCTTTGTTGGTCAAAAGGCTGGACAACTTATGAAGTTCCCGAACTCCGACAGAACAAGCTTAAGCCTGACTACTTTAGCAAGGAATTCACCCATTGCTTTAGCCATTGCGATGACCGCATTCCCCGACCAGCCATTAATCGCTTTAACATTGGTGATCGGCCCATTATTGGAATTGCCTATCCTGGCAATCATTACCCAGATTTTATTATTTATTTCAAGAAAGCACACATCATGA
- a CDS encoding YkuS family protein translates to MAKIAVEEPLTDIKQALEEKGHNVEMFKNEENLPSCDCCVARGTEDLADNQLNDVPVVDATARTVNDVVSKVENIVK, encoded by the coding sequence ATGGCTAAAATTGCAGTGGAAGAGCCGCTTACTGATATTAAACAAGCTTTAGAGGAAAAAGGACATAATGTAGAAATGTTTAAAAACGAAGAAAACCTGCCTTCCTGCGACTGCTGCGTAGCAAGAGGGACAGAAGATTTAGCTGATAACCAGTTAAATGATGTACCAGTTGTGGATGCCACAGCTCGTACTGTAAACGATGTGGTTTCTAAAGTTGAGAACATTGTAAAGTAA
- the smpB gene encoding SsrA-binding protein SmpB — MPKGEGKVVAQNKKANHDYFIEETYEAGVVLQGTEIKSIRNGRVQLKDSYAKVHNGELFLYNLHISPYEQGNRYNHDPLRTRKLLLHKRQIAQLIGETKEAGYALVPLKIYLKNGYAKVLIGLGKGKKNYDKRETLKKKEAGRDIERAFRERQKM; from the coding sequence ATGCCAAAAGGTGAGGGAAAAGTCGTCGCACAGAATAAAAAAGCAAACCACGACTATTTCATCGAAGAAACTTATGAAGCCGGAGTGGTCCTTCAGGGAACAGAGATTAAATCGATCCGTAACGGACGCGTCCAGCTAAAAGATTCATACGCAAAGGTTCATAATGGCGAGTTGTTCTTATATAATCTGCACATCAGCCCATATGAACAGGGGAACCGTTATAACCATGATCCGCTGCGCACAAGGAAACTGTTGCTACACAAACGTCAAATCGCCCAGCTGATTGGTGAAACGAAGGAAGCAGGTTATGCTCTTGTGCCATTGAAGATATACCTGAAGAACGGTTATGCGAAGGTTTTAATCGGCTTAGGTAAGGGTAAAAAGAACTATGACAAGCGTGAAACGTTGAAAAAGAAGGAAGCAGGCCGTGATATCGAGCGTGCATTCCGTGAGCGCCAGAAAATGTAA